One window of Acidobacteriota bacterium genomic DNA carries:
- a CDS encoding 30S ribosomal protein S7, giving the protein MPRRREVPVRPSPPDPIYGSPMVTKFINCLMVDGKRTVAERIFYKAMERIKEKTGEDPLKVFQKAVDNVRPVMEVKSRRVGGSNYQVPVDVTPKRRQSLAYRWLISFAKARTERTMIEKLANELMDAAAGRGGAVKKREDVHRMAEANKAFAHYRW; this is encoded by the coding sequence CCGGTTCGACCGTCGCCGCCGGACCCGATCTACGGGTCGCCGATGGTGACGAAGTTCATCAACTGCCTGATGGTGGACGGCAAGCGCACCGTCGCCGAGCGGATCTTCTACAAGGCCATGGAGCGGATCAAGGAGAAGACGGGAGAGGATCCGCTGAAGGTCTTCCAGAAGGCGGTCGACAACGTGCGGCCGGTGATGGAGGTGAAGTCGCGCCGGGTCGGGGGCTCGAACTACCAGGTGCCCGTGGACGTGACCCCGAAGCGGCGCCAGTCGCTGGCCTACCGGTGGCTGATCAGCTTCGCCAAGGCCCGCACCGAACGCACCATGATCGAGAAGCTGGCCAACGAGCTGATGGATGCGGCGGCCGGGCGCGGCGGGGCCGTGAAGAAGCGCGAGGACGTTCACAGGATGGCGGAGGCCAACAAGGCGTTCGCGCACTACCGCTGGTAG